Part of the Triticum urartu cultivar G1812 chromosome 2, Tu2.1, whole genome shotgun sequence genome, TGTCTGACGCAGTCCATAATCCGGAACGCCGGGGAGATACACAAGCTACGCTGTCCATTTTGTAAGAACACCATTTCTGTAAAGTTAGGCCTATCTGGCACCGCTGCGATCCTACATCTGCATGGACGGCGAGCAGAGCAGGGCAAAACAAGGTTAGTCAGTGCATCGGTAGGAGGCATATCCATGTATCTACCTGCAGTGATTTCAGTAGCTGATGTACACTGGATAGAGGAAAAAAACAGTGAATGTTCTAACCAGTTAATGAGGATATGCTATGTCCTTTGGATGAAATGGTGAGCAAGCAAGTCTGATAATCCTGAAGCTGGAATGCTCTCGCAGCCGAACAGCTCTTGCAGACTGGAATCACATAGTATTGATGCACTCGCAGGATCCTGTGCACAATCAAACAGAACATGAATGGATCTCATGCGTCTCAATGGGGCTGGACAGCATGTCCCAGTTAACAAATAATTAAAATTCTCAGGAATGGCATCATCAGGAGGTGAAAGGACATGGAGGTATGATTGGCAAACATTTCCCGACACTACTTTACAGAGAAGTGCATGCTCAAAATCAATGTAGAAATTCGGCTGCTATTCTGAAACCGACCTCTTAATGCAACAATTGTTTTCTGTATTTGGAAACTGCTAGCATTATAAATGCGTGTATCTGAGATGGATACAGTTCCAAACCACAATCCACATTCTAGGATAAAACAATCACTACAATATATCATGAAGCATTCAAGAGTCTTACTGTAGGAAGAACACATCCAAAATGGTCTTCAAAAGACAATGCGGCTTAAATTCTTTCCAAAGACACGGTAGTAAACATGACACACAGCTACTGCAGCATAACAGACACCTATATCTCAATGATTCTCTACCAAATTGAGGAAAGATGTGAGTTTAGATTATTCATCAGTCTTTACTACTGTTACTCCTGGCAGTAGTGTTTCAACGCATTGGATTTTTCAGCAATCATTCAGTACGTATCCGCAAGCAAAGAACAAACTGGAATCCTGCAAGTAAAAGAAAGGTTAAGGCACATCCATACCTCAAGCTGATTTGCTTTTATGTAATCCCAAAGGTACTTGAGGGCATCATCATGAGGCACCGTTCCTTCTACACCAAGGAATTTGGCTAGCGCATCAGAAACAACCACATAGGGCTGATTTTGATTTATAGTAGGCATTTGTTGAGGAGCTGGAGTGGCAGCCTTAATCTTTTTTGCTTCCGAAGGTTGATCTTCTGCAGTATCAAAATAATGTATTTGAGAATTCTTAATAGTAAATTCAGATGTATATTAGCAGGCAGATATAGATAAAAGGAAACAAAAACACGTACTTGGGTCAAGAGGAGTTATGTGCTTGGCCAACAATTTGTTCATCTTAAACATGTCAGTGGAGTCGGTTCCAAAAACAATACGAAGTTCATCATTGCATATAATCTTCCTCTTGTCATCAGGATCCTGAAGATTATTCTGCCTGATATATGCCCATAACTGCTTCACAATCTGAATGAAGAATAGAGTTCAGAAGTGAACAATTTGAGTTAATCAAGGGGAAGAAATCTGATCTAGTGAATGAAGATATTGAAAGTACCTGAGTTCTTGACATGGCAGTCTCGCCAACAACAGTCTGAAGTTCAGGTGAAATTGCACAAACCTTGTTTAAGCCACCAGGCCCACCTCTCTTTCTCTTAGAGGCACTGGAAGAAATTATAAACATATCACAACGATTGGTATACATAGATGACTTAATTCCATAATTAGTACTATGTGTTGGCCCGTATAACGTAACAAAATTTAAGTGTTGAACATGGGTGCATGAACTACATGAAAATACAACAGTTCAGTGTTGAGGCAAAATATACTCTTAAAGCCTGATGAACTAAAGAAGGTCCATTAGCACAATACTATAACTCAAAAGGTATAATTAACACTTCCTATGTACCAAATCAGCCAGAAAATGATAATTCGGCATACAAATGCACAGAATAAATTTAGAGGACACTAGTCGACTGGTTGGGACTATTTCCTCAAAAACAGGGTAGGCAGAAGACAAGAGTCAACACAGACAAAGAAACGGGTTGCTCACAAAAGCTGAAGGAGGTTACGATTCCACAAGTACGGCATGTACGGCTTAAGCTCTAGTTTGTACATTCTGGCATAACAGCTGTCCTGAACTTCATTGCGTATCAAATAAATTCATAACGGAAATGTGCGCCTTTTAAAATAAAAAGGTTAGCTTTTATGACGCTCAACGTATTGGATGCAACCAATGAAGCTAACCATGCCAAACTACCTTCCTGGTTGACGAGTCCAGTTAAAGTGGCGGAAATGGACAAAGAACAAAACTACAAATGAACGGTCACTAAGCGAATCAGCCGTTACGAGTGGCGAAAAAACGGATAATGATATCCTAAGCACCACACTACTGGAGTCCATAGCAAACGACGTTACGTAGTTGGGCCCAACAAAGTTGCCATATTGAACCCCTAAACCCTAAGCCTACGGCCGCTATTAGGTGTCATTTCATGAATCCAGATGAACACAATCAGCTCAACCTTCAATCCACACAATTAGCAACAGTAATCACATGAATCGACCAGCTAAATGTCCAACCACCTAAATTTCAGTGCCAAAAGGTAGGTAGTTGCAGTGTGTCAAGCAACTGAATCTAGGGAACAAACCCTAATTGTTATCCATGGCTCACCTCTCCTTGTTGTCACCGACGGCCTGTGGCGCAGCTGTGGGGGAAGTGATGGCCCCGGCCCCAGGGGCCGGCTGCTGGAAGGAGACGGTCCCACCAGTGGCGACCCCGCCGAGGGCGTTGGTGTAGCGGaaggcgaggggcggcggcgggtaGAAGGCCATGGCCGGCacggccggcggcggcgcggagacCGCGGCGGCGCCTCCTCCTGAGACGACGGGCGGGAGCTGGGGCATGGTCTGGAAGATGAACTGCGGCTGAATCGCCGCgaactgctgctgctgctgctgctgcatcTGCAGCATCTGTTGCTGCTGCTGCACCTCGAGCGGGAGGAGCTGGGGCTGGGGCGGGGCCTGCGTCATGGCaggcgcgggcgcgggcgcggAGGCGGGGAGCGGGGGAGGGTTCTGGTTCTGGTTCTGGgccttgggcggcggcggcgggggcggctggAGGCGGGGCCCGAAGAAGAGGTCCATCTGGTCGCGGATGTAGGGCGCCTTGTGGGAGAGGTCGACGCCGAGCCGCGCCTGCGCCTGCTGGAGCACGGCGGCGAGCGAGGCAGCCtccccggcgccgccgccgccggcctcgAGCGCGCCCCGGAGGAGCGACTCCACGCAGGCGGCGATCTCCTGGTCCGACACCATGGCCGCCGCGCGAAAAAAACTCAAATCTCGCCCCGCCAAAACCCACCgcgattcccccccccccccccccctctctctctctctaccccTCTCTGTCTCTGCAGCTTGGTCTCCCCCCCTTTgtcgcccccctctctctctctctctctctctagctcCGCCCCTTTCTCTCTCCTGATTTCCCCTGGGGTGAGGCTttctctctcctcctcctcgcctaATCTATTTGTTAAGTAGGGTTTCGTCGCGAGGGGGGCGGCGGAAAGGGCCGCACCGCGCAGCCGGCCACGCAGCCGCTGGCCAATGGGGGCCGGGGCGCGTGGGGCCCACGCGTCATCGGGGGGTGGCCGGGCGAGCCGCGTGTGGAACGGGGGGACTCGGTGCGGAATGGCGAGAGTGCCCCCCGGTTTTGGATATGCGGTTGTTGAGGAGGCGTGGGATGCGTTTCTGCGCCTGTGGGCCCCGCCGCCCACCCGCCCGCCGGGGACGTGTCCAGTCTACGGTTGCggggagaggggaggggagaagaAGGAAACCCCTGCGGCGGGGCGGGACGTGGGCTGAGCCGAAGCTATGGATGGGCTAAATGAGAAGAAGGAATTGGACGTACATTGGCAAATAGGCCAGCCCACTCTAGCGCGAGcggtttttttttacttttttcgGATTTTCTATTAAAAACAGGGATTTTTTTACAGAGATAAATATTTAAAACTCTattataaataaaaataaatattctATTAATTTGTTCAGTACGTACAAAGAAAATGCTCACATTGAATTAAAAAAAGTTCAGTGTGTACTAAAAACGAGTCCATTGTATAATTGTAAATGTTTAGTGTATATTAAAAATGTTCACTATACGTTAAAGAATTGCTGATCGTGCGCTAAAAAAACTGGTCACCATGTATTAAAAAGtacaaaagaaaaggaaaaggaaaaaatgAAAGTAAGATAAGCAAAACAAAATCATAACAAAAAAGCTGCAGTAAAGTAGCGAGCAAGAAACAACAAGAAAAAACCCAAACTGCACCGGTCCAACTCGTCTAGGTGGTGGGTGGCGCGGCGCTACAGGGTGTGAATAGGATCCACTTCAATGAGCCTGCTCGGAGATTGTCGTATCCCCTCCCTTGTTTGCCCTTGAAAGTTCGAGTTGTGGGCTGCATAGACAGCGCCCCGCGCATGTATTTACAAAGTGTGTGTGTTTTAAAAAAAGGAGTGCAAGTGACCAGGTTTGCCCCAAAACGTTTCTCTTAAATAAATGCCCTATGTAAGGGCATAAATGAACACTCCCAAATGTCTGCGGGCGTTCTTCGGACGTGTCCGTACCCATATACATCATTCAACCATATACCTCATATAAGGCTGACACCGAGTCATTTCACTAGGTCATAGATTTTTTTAAACAATGCAAAAGATCGCTAATAATAACTAAAAACTATTCTAATAAAGCCTACTCTTCGTTGTCTGAGGTGAGGTCGATGACCCCGCATAGGAGGAGTCGGCCCATCGTCATTGGCCATTGGCGCGAACTCACGAGAGTTGTCGATGTGTGACTCTTTTGGCATGGTCATCGTGCTGCTTCGTCTCCACGTCATCCTTGGACTCAAGCTCCTCGAAGAGGAAGGCACGCAGCGCCTCGTTGATGCGGAGCTCTCGGTTGACCGTGAGGGCCCTCCGCATGGAAGCGAGCACTACCTGTTTCTCGTTGACAAATTATAAGTCTGCGAGGAGCGCCACGAGGGCAGAGGCATCTGCGCTCCACCTCCAGTTGCTCCATGACCGCGCGGGGCTCGTCTAGGAGTGTGGTCGAACTTGTTGTCTCTTGCACTAAGAAGTGATCGACCGCCCCATCAGCCGGAGCCGCGACCTCGACGGTCATCGCCTCCTCCTCCACGGGCGTCTCATCATCCTTCGGGACATCCGCTAGTGCCATGGGGTAACCTTCCTACTCCTTCCACGAGCTCGGCTCCGGAGACCTTGTATGTTGGCTCGCCTCAATACGAGCCTGCCACCGGGCGTCCAGAACATGGACCCCCACTACGATTTCAACGCGACACATCGGCGTCAACTTCTTGTATCGCGTTATCTTCATCCACGGCATGGTGACGACAAACGGCGGATGACAAACTATGGGGCTTGGACCACGAATAGAGGTGAGAAAATGTAGAGAATGGGTTCGGAGGTAGAGTTTGGGGGGTGCCCAGCCGACTTTTTAATAGCCCATTATGCTCCTCGATGCGCCTCGTCGGTTGTCATACCATGAACAACTATGGGGCTTGGACCACGAATAGAGGTGAGAAAATGTAGAGAATGGGTTCGGAGGTAGAGTTTGGGGGGTGCCCAGCCGACTTTTTAATAGCCCATTATGCTCCTCGATGCGCCTCGTCGGTTGTCATACCATGAACAACTATGGGGCTTGGACCACGAATAGAGGTGAGAAAATGTAGAGAATGGGTTCGGAGGTAGAGTTTGGGGGGTGCCCAGCCGACTTTTTAATAGCCCATTATGCTCCTCGATGCGCCTCGTCGGTTGTCATACCATGAACATGGTATGCCTGGAACAGGGAAGGTTCGTCGCGGGGTGGTGAGAGTCGATGAGACGGTCTAAATGTGGCGATGCTTCTATAATCGACCAAAGTTTTAGGTGGGATCGGGTTGTAGGACTCCAACGTGGCGGACGTTTGGAATTCCCCATGCCTCCCACAAATTTTTGGGTGGACTGTGGGGGTTCAGACGTCCAAATGGGTCCAGCCCAAGACGAGAATCTGTGTTGGAGGCCTAAAAGTGTCCATACCGTTTGATCTAAACATATAGAGGAGATTTGGTGAGCCGCTTTGGAGATGTCTTAAGGCAATCCATGAGGAAATCCTCCATACCCCATGTCCACCCACCTGTTTATGGAAAACTTTATCTTTGATTTGGAGGTAACGATGGAGAGGTAGCACGGGGGGAGGCTGAAGGTTTCTAGTACGACATCGATGTTGGCTCAAAGATTGATATTCATGTAGTTGTCTCAGAGACACAACTGAGATGTGTGGTTCATGTGGTATGCATATGGGAGGATGACACTTACAAGGGCACGCCATTGTCTTCAATGGCATCACTCATCCCGAGTAGTCTCGCAACTATGGCATGCAGAGAGGCTCTCAATCTCATGGGTGACCTTCATTTTTGGCTAGTATTGTGTCTGGCCTCTGACTATCTGGAGGTTACACATGGTATCCAAGGGTCGACAAAATGCTTATACGGTCAAATCCTTGAGGATATCAAGATCGATGCAACGACCGAGAGAGAATTGTCTTTAGACATGGGAGTAAGAAATCTAACACCGAGGCTCGTGATATGTCTCGTTTAACAACTAACCATTAATCGAACATCATGTTTGGTTCACGAGAGGGGGTGAAAATGGAGCAAAAGCATACGAAACTAAGTGTTGCCACATGTGTTTTCATATTTCTTTTCGAAAGTGGAAACGAATATAGAAACCCCGGAAACAAATACTAACGGGAACAAATGGATAGCAAATATGGTGCAAACTCGGATACAGAATTGGATGTGTGTAATAACTAAAAGACCCCTTGAACCATTGAGAGAAACACAAGCAAACCAACAATAATTTAGATTGATATCACTATAATATATATATCGATGTTTTCCTAAGCCATTGCCATAACACCTAAACCAGCCGCACCACATGGTCACGCCTGGACATTACAACAAGGATGAGTGAGTGGCATGTGGAATGCTTTACCATTGATAGGTGTATGGCGCATATCATGTTACTGGTGGCACGGATTTGTAAAACATAGAACAAAATTAGGTTAGGTATTAGCGTTCTGGTTGTTGGACCATGATATGGGTTTATTGTGTGTCGACTTGAGCTACATAATGGATATAGATAAACGGAAAGTTCCCCTGACGGTCTCCTGTACTCGGGGTACCTAACATAAAGGGGCCCGACCTTGCCAGATACACAAGGCCCGCGAGGACCAGACTAGGAGGAAGCCCTAAGAGGTGGGGGCGACCTTCGTGCTCTCCAAGACTAGAGGGCGGCGGCGCCGTAGATGACATCTACCCCCATGTAAACCATATACCTCTCATGTCTATAAAGGGAGATCTAGGTCCTCATTCATCATCCAATCTTAGATCCAAACTCTCGGTAGTAATTCGGTACACCATTGTAATCCTCTCCATGAGGTATCCCTTCACCATGAAtaacaagaagaagcaggatGTAGGGGATTACTCTTCGgaggcccaaacctgggtaaatagTGTGTGCAGACTCCGTCTCGGTACTTCTGATCTCATCATGAACCCTACCGCCAGGCCAATCCCTCACGTTAGTTGGCGCACCAAGTAATGGCGTCGTTGATTGGAGACCTAACCCGGTGCGGAGAATCAGAAGAGGACGGCAAGTTCCCGCCAGGCCAATCCCTCACGTTCGACTCTTTTGAGCTGGTCTCCAATGGATCAGGTCGACTTTTCGACATCTCACCCTCACACCCCGTCAACCACATGTACGATGAGAACCCTAGCCCTAACCACCTCGTGTGGAAACGCGAGCGAGGCGTTGTACAGGCTCCACAAAGCCGTCAGCCCGCTCGCGAGACATCCGTGAATATGATATCCACGACGGCGGATACACGCCGAAACCAGAAACTTGGGCGACAGGCGATCTACGCAGCAGAAAACACAACCAACGAGCGACTTGCGTGGACCTAGGAAATGGTGAACTTCGACGTCGGGGATCACCTCGAGGACGTCGTCCATCCAGGCAAGCATGCCTTGGTGCTAGATCCAATCATGGGGGGTTGCTGCCTCTCATGCGTCCTAATGGATGGAGGCCACGACCTCAATATTATCTTCACTAACACCCTAGAGAAGATGAATATCTCAGTGTCTAGCCCACATAGGTCGGACGTACGTGTGGTTTCATGGGGTGGTGTCGGGACGCCCAATGTCTCCCCTGCGGTAGATCGAGATCGAGGTCATCTTCAGAGACGAGCACAACTACCAAAGCAAAATCGTACAGTTTAGGTCGCTCCCTTTCAAAGCGGCTAGCACATGATCTTGGGCAGGCCTGCATATGTGAAATTCATGGCGGTCCCATCCTACGCCTATCTACAGCTAAAGATGTCGGGCTC contains:
- the LOC125539886 gene encoding uncharacterized protein LOC125539886 yields the protein MVSDQEIAACVESLLRGALEAGGGGAGEAASLAAVLQQAQARLGVDLSHKAPYIRDQMDLFFGPRLQPPPPPPPKAQNQNQNPPPLPASAPAPAPAMTQAPPQPQLLPLEVQQQQQMLQMQQQQQQQFAAIQPQFIFQTMPQLPPVVSGGGAAAVSAPPPAVPAMAFYPPPPLAFRYTNALGGVATGGTVSFQQPAPGAGAITSPTAAPQAVGDNKESASKRKRGGPGGLNKVCAISPELQTVVGETAMSRTQIVKQLWAYIRQNNLQDPDDKRKIICNDELRIVFGTDSTDMFKMNKLLAKHITPLDPKDQPSEAKKIKAATPAPQQMPTINQNQPYVVVSDALAKFLGVEGTVPHDDALKYLWDYIKANQLEDPASASILCDSSLQELFGCESIPASGLSDLLAHHFIQRT